One genomic region from Hoeflea algicola encodes:
- a CDS encoding HNH endonuclease, whose amino-acid sequence MAEIWHPIPCAPTVHVSSLGRFRNTETGNLLAPRLRKDGYLHLAIRYGGERFHKKAHQYVAAAFLGPKPFEGAQVAHADGTRTNNTPENLRWVTCKENHADREKHGRAPKGARNGRSRLRDSEVLRIRELLSAGLTQNDIADQFNVCASTISHINTRKYWSHL is encoded by the coding sequence ATGGCTGAAATTTGGCACCCAATTCCTTGCGCACCAACAGTGCACGTCAGCTCGCTTGGGCGGTTTCGAAATACGGAGACGGGTAATTTGCTGGCCCCTAGGCTCAGGAAGGACGGATACCTGCATTTGGCTATCCGCTACGGCGGTGAGCGGTTTCACAAGAAAGCACACCAGTACGTGGCGGCGGCGTTTTTAGGGCCTAAGCCCTTTGAAGGGGCGCAGGTCGCCCATGCTGATGGGACACGCACGAATAACACGCCTGAAAACCTTCGTTGGGTGACCTGCAAAGAAAACCACGCAGACCGAGAAAAGCACGGTCGGGCTCCGAAGGGCGCCCGAAACGGTAGATCCCGGCTCCGCGATAGCGAGGTTCTGCGCATACGAGAACTTTTGAGTGCGGGGCTGACCCAGAACGACATCGCTGACCAATTTAACGTCTGCGCTTCGACTATCTCCCACATCAACACTAGAAAGTATTGGAGCCACCTATGA
- a CDS encoding DUF2312 domain-containing protein has translation MTTTEEAGVGHNSDAHRVARDQLRSFVERIQRLEEEKQTLADDIKDVKGEAKAAGYDTKTLAEMLKLLKMDKDERSEREALRDTYASALGVFG, from the coding sequence ATGACCACTACCGAAGAGGCCGGCGTCGGCCACAACAGCGACGCGCACCGGGTCGCACGCGACCAGTTGAGATCCTTTGTCGAGCGCATCCAGCGCCTCGAAGAAGAGAAGCAAACCCTCGCTGACGACATCAAGGACGTGAAGGGTGAAGCCAAGGCTGCGGGCTACGACACGAAGACCCTCGCCGAGATGCTGAAGCTTCTCAAGATGGACAAGGACGAGCGATCCGAACGCGAAGCGCTCCGCGACACCTACGCCAGCGCGCTCGGAGTGTTCGGATGA
- a CDS encoding DUF4406 domain-containing protein — MIPSQVERAKMRHAEALARIVAGAERVTGETDAEFKARLSEMRKGAHPETTKEPVKRKIYLSGPMKGYPGSNYDLFTRVAGELRAAGHEVHNPAEFPHDGPHGTFPLRQAFAAYCAYICNEADTIVLLPGWQVSLGVSAELALAKNCGLEVAEYADASVAEEFRLTFL, encoded by the coding sequence ATGATACCTAGCCAAGTGGAAAGAGCGAAGATGCGGCATGCGGAAGCCCTCGCGCGTATTGTCGCAGGCGCCGAGCGCGTTACCGGCGAGACTGACGCCGAGTTCAAAGCCCGGCTGAGTGAGATGCGGAAGGGTGCGCACCCGGAGACGACTAAGGAGCCGGTGAAGCGCAAGATATATCTCAGCGGCCCCATGAAAGGCTACCCAGGCAGCAACTACGATCTGTTTACACGGGTGGCTGGTGAGCTGCGCGCAGCAGGCCACGAGGTCCACAACCCGGCTGAGTTCCCGCACGACGGGCCGCACGGGACGTTCCCGTTGCGCCAGGCCTTTGCGGCATACTGCGCCTATATCTGTAACGAAGCAGACACGATCGTGCTGCTGCCGGGCTGGCAGGTCTCGCTCGGAGTGAGCGCCGAACTGGCTCTCGCCAAGAATTGCGGGCTTGAAGTCGCCGAGTACGCAGACGCTTCGGTTGCGGAAGAATTTCGCTTGACCTTTTTGTAG
- a CDS encoding RusA family crossover junction endodeoxyribonuclease, producing the protein MRLTVNLAGAPLAKGRVRFAKATGHTYTPERTVNYESRLAHAAQVAMAGRPLLTGPLEVHVEIRMPIPKSKPKKWKADALAGLIRPTKKPDADNFAKMLDALNLIVWEDDSQIVDLRTVKFYHEAPAFIATVSELQTEGVFG; encoded by the coding sequence ATGCGCCTTACCGTAAATCTGGCCGGTGCGCCGCTGGCGAAAGGCAGGGTGCGGTTCGCCAAGGCAACCGGCCACACCTACACACCGGAGCGCACCGTCAACTACGAGAGCCGTCTGGCCCATGCTGCGCAAGTCGCGATGGCGGGCCGGCCGCTGCTGACCGGGCCGCTTGAAGTCCACGTCGAGATCCGCATGCCGATCCCGAAGAGCAAACCGAAGAAATGGAAGGCCGACGCGCTGGCGGGATTGATCCGCCCGACGAAGAAGCCCGACGCCGACAACTTCGCCAAGATGCTCGACGCGCTCAACCTCATCGTGTGGGAAGACGACAGCCAGATAGTCGACCTGCGGACCGTCAAATTTTACCACGAAGCTCCGGCCTTCATTGCGACGGTCTCGGAGCTGCAAACTGAAGGAGTATTCGGATGA
- a CDS encoding ssDNA-binding protein: MAAKFARTEDFKTPPCIVSFAQDLFKPRQQKGGKIKYGCTLIFKNKDRPALEKKVGALIVEQWGEKGLERAKKGLIKSPFLAGDGKEARNKETGELHPGMGEGVFFIRVSANEDRPPVVRYLDPNIPATPEEVYSGCEGFAVINGFCWNNVENGDGVSFGIQYFQKTGEGERLGGSGSIDPEKWYEKIEDTGEAPEETQGGEGAGGLFG; this comes from the coding sequence ATGGCTGCCAAGTTCGCACGCACTGAAGATTTCAAAACCCCACCCTGCATCGTCAGCTTCGCGCAGGATCTGTTCAAGCCCCGCCAACAGAAGGGCGGCAAGATCAAGTACGGCTGCACGCTGATCTTCAAAAACAAGGACCGGCCCGCGTTGGAAAAGAAGGTCGGCGCGCTGATCGTCGAGCAGTGGGGCGAGAAAGGGCTTGAACGCGCCAAGAAGGGCCTGATCAAGTCGCCGTTCCTCGCTGGCGACGGAAAGGAAGCCCGCAACAAGGAGACCGGCGAGCTGCACCCGGGCATGGGTGAAGGCGTATTCTTCATCCGTGTTTCCGCCAACGAAGACAGGCCTCCGGTTGTCCGTTACCTGGACCCGAATATTCCGGCTACTCCCGAAGAGGTCTATAGCGGCTGCGAAGGCTTCGCAGTGATCAACGGCTTCTGCTGGAACAATGTCGAGAACGGCGACGGTGTCTCGTTCGGTATCCAGTACTTCCAGAAGACCGGCGAGGGTGAACGCCTTGGCGGATCCGGCAGTATTGACCCCGAGAAGTGGTACGAAAAGATCGAAGACACTGGCGAAGCGCCCGAAGAAACGCAGGGCGGCGAGGGCGCGGGCGGACTTTTCGGTTAG
- a CDS encoding DUF2800 domain-containing protein, whose translation MVDHGEREHASWAASATARNVHCPGALALALDANTPDKETIHSARGTAAHQISEKCLRSGADADSFIGKIEKTKSHEIEIDEELANSAQEYIDYCRGCLSGYEGEFGGDAIFWIEEKFSLAELGPPFDAGGTGDFVVYYPVCKVLEVVDLKNGMGVVDVKDNPQLRTYGLGAVLAHPELDVETVTVTIAQPRAPHKDGRIRSETFHVADLIAWTADLLKSMHKSKAAMDAYETAKGNSVLMDEWVAEWLQPGKCTFCPVEGTCPALRRDALSVASVWFDDMNQPRIGNMPNEMSPEKIAETLDMLPMLEDWVKAVRAYAHTQAEMGTTIPGWQLSEKIGNRRWIDADVALVELMEQGFSEDQVYDRKPISPAKADKLLGAKRKALIEPFVERPVTGTNLVSEAKTSRPPAPSTAAKYFEPNSETGE comes from the coding sequence ATGGTTGACCACGGAGAACGCGAACATGCTTCGTGGGCGGCATCGGCAACCGCGCGCAATGTCCACTGCCCGGGCGCTCTTGCCCTGGCGCTGGACGCCAACACACCGGACAAGGAGACAATCCATTCCGCCCGTGGAACGGCGGCCCACCAGATCTCGGAGAAGTGTCTGCGCTCCGGCGCTGATGCTGACAGCTTCATCGGCAAGATCGAGAAGACCAAGTCTCACGAGATCGAGATCGACGAAGAACTGGCCAACTCGGCGCAGGAATACATCGACTACTGCCGCGGCTGCCTCTCCGGGTACGAGGGTGAGTTCGGCGGCGACGCCATCTTCTGGATCGAAGAGAAGTTCTCACTCGCCGAGTTGGGCCCGCCATTCGATGCCGGGGGCACGGGTGACTTCGTCGTCTACTACCCTGTCTGCAAAGTGCTCGAAGTCGTCGATCTCAAGAACGGCATGGGCGTCGTCGATGTGAAGGACAACCCGCAGCTCCGGACCTACGGGCTCGGCGCAGTGTTGGCGCATCCGGAGCTGGACGTTGAAACGGTCACTGTGACGATCGCTCAGCCCCGCGCGCCACATAAGGATGGGCGCATACGTTCGGAGACGTTTCACGTCGCCGATCTGATCGCCTGGACGGCCGATCTCCTGAAATCCATGCACAAGTCAAAAGCTGCAATGGACGCCTACGAGACGGCCAAGGGCAACAGCGTGTTGATGGACGAGTGGGTGGCCGAATGGCTGCAGCCCGGCAAATGCACGTTCTGCCCCGTTGAAGGGACTTGCCCGGCGCTGCGCCGGGACGCTCTCAGCGTTGCATCGGTCTGGTTCGACGACATGAACCAGCCCCGCATCGGCAACATGCCAAACGAGATGTCACCGGAGAAGATCGCCGAGACGCTCGACATGCTGCCGATGCTCGAAGATTGGGTGAAGGCCGTCCGCGCCTACGCCCATACGCAGGCCGAGATGGGAACCACCATTCCCGGCTGGCAGCTATCCGAGAAGATCGGCAACCGCCGCTGGATCGACGCCGACGTGGCGCTTGTCGAGCTGATGGAGCAGGGCTTCTCGGAAGACCAGGTCTACGACCGCAAACCGATCAGCCCGGCCAAGGCCGACAAGCTGCTCGGAGCAAAACGGAAGGCTCTGATCGAGCCCTTTGTGGAACGACCCGTGACTGGAACAAATCTCGTTTCGGAAGCGAAAACATCGCGACCGCCGGCACCGTCGACGGCAGCAAAATACTTTGAACCAAACAGTGAGACAGGAGAATAA
- a CDS encoding DNA-methyltransferase, with protein sequence MKQLGRRATVTTMTPFQLHRGDCLEIMPTLAAGGVDMVLCDPPYGTTACKWDTVVPLEPMWAQVGRLLRRGGVAVFTASQPFTSALVMSNPAAHHQTLVWRKNKPSGHLNAKRRHLTSHEDIVVFCDGTPTYNPQMWQSIPSNGARRTKFTPVYGAQVPTEYPSGKTDRYPVSVLPFDVVNNDGTNGGRHHPTQKPVALMEYLIRTYTNEGNTVLDFTMGSGTTGVACRNTGRNFIGIENDPGYFAIAEHRLGKVDLGVFG encoded by the coding sequence ATGAAACAGCTTGGCCGGAGAGCCACCGTGACGACCATGACGCCATTTCAGCTACACCGTGGCGACTGCCTTGAGATCATGCCTACGCTCGCCGCGGGCGGCGTCGACATGGTGCTGTGCGACCCACCCTACGGCACGACCGCCTGCAAATGGGATACGGTAGTCCCTCTCGAGCCTATGTGGGCTCAGGTGGGCCGCTTATTGCGGAGGGGCGGCGTCGCGGTATTCACTGCTTCGCAGCCGTTCACGTCGGCGCTGGTTATGAGTAACCCGGCGGCGCATCACCAGACGCTAGTGTGGCGGAAGAACAAGCCTAGCGGCCATTTGAACGCAAAACGCAGGCACCTCACCAGCCACGAGGACATCGTTGTTTTCTGCGATGGCACACCTACCTACAATCCACAGATGTGGCAGTCCATCCCGTCCAATGGGGCTCGCCGAACCAAGTTCACGCCGGTCTATGGTGCGCAGGTTCCGACAGAGTACCCAAGCGGCAAGACGGACAGGTATCCGGTTTCCGTGCTGCCCTTCGACGTGGTGAATAACGACGGGACCAATGGTGGCAGGCACCATCCAACCCAAAAGCCGGTAGCCCTGATGGAATACCTGATCCGCACCTACACCAACGAGGGTAACACGGTTCTCGACTTCACCATGGGGAGTGGCACAACCGGCGTCGCCTGCCGCAACACAGGCCGAAATTTCATAGGCATCGAGAATGACCCGGGGTACTTCGCGATCGCCGAACACCGGCTCGGGAAAGTTGATCTGGGGGTCTTCGGATGA
- a CDS encoding 3'-5' exonuclease, producing the protein MLDLETLGTKPGSSVISIGAAQFDLNGAIGKTFKQNISAASCREIGLIEDPATHQWWAKQSEAAQAKIMADRKPVTEAAQMFHSWFMRTGAEFVWGNGSTFDVTLWEAVCRKLEVTPPWKFWNVRDLRTALHLFDLDPRTMGRTGTHHDALDDAKFQITCLVAAVKKGRGRDIAPRQTGVFG; encoded by the coding sequence ATGCTCGACCTCGAAACGCTCGGGACCAAGCCTGGTTCCTCTGTCATCTCGATTGGTGCTGCTCAGTTTGATCTGAATGGCGCCATCGGGAAGACCTTCAAGCAAAACATCTCGGCGGCGAGCTGCCGGGAAATAGGCCTCATTGAAGACCCCGCCACGCATCAGTGGTGGGCAAAGCAATCGGAAGCCGCGCAGGCCAAGATCATGGCGGATCGCAAGCCGGTGACGGAAGCCGCGCAGATGTTCCACTCGTGGTTCATGCGCACGGGCGCCGAGTTCGTGTGGGGCAACGGCTCAACCTTCGACGTGACGTTGTGGGAGGCCGTCTGCCGGAAGCTGGAAGTCACCCCACCCTGGAAGTTTTGGAACGTGCGCGATCTGCGGACGGCTCTGCACCTGTTCGATCTGGACCCGCGCACGATGGGGCGAACCGGTACGCATCACGACGCACTGGATGACGCCAAATTCCAGATCACCTGTCTGGTTGCTGCCGTCAAGAAGGGGCGGGGCAGAGACATCGCGCCTCGCCAGACAGGGGTGTTCGGGTGA
- a CDS encoding SNF2-related protein has translation MIPFPTQLSGAHFLASRNHALLADEPRCGKTGTAIMAADYIMATSILVITTASGRGVWLKGFSDWSVFDRDVQAIMNTKKPVTADTVIVGWPSLVNPRVMAQLLARKWDLVISDEDHFAKNFTAKRTQSLYGKLVDGGATLDHATALYSKAARVWPLTGTPIPHSPDDMYPRLRALAPERLLSNAAKGWPCVMEHDDFLHRYCVVRMKKLSQFNRIKVVIGGQNLPELRERIKGFILLRTQADVGIRPPSYDTLPLIVSETQRRAADANLDQKAILEAVKDGKTKELDMHLGPLRRITGEIKAAAVIAAVKEEFDCGLDRIVLAYWHRDVGKILMEGLSQFGVVGIDGATSADMRQKNVEAFSDPKGPRVFLAQIEAAGEAIDLSAAAVLWFVEASFSPRSMKQMSLRITNHEQRRNAVVKVCVLQGSIDEALQASLMRLWTAIREVLTK, from the coding sequence ATGATCCCATTTCCAACACAGCTTTCGGGCGCCCATTTTCTGGCTTCGCGCAATCACGCGCTGCTGGCAGACGAGCCCCGTTGTGGAAAAACCGGCACCGCCATCATGGCCGCCGATTACATCATGGCGACCTCGATCCTGGTCATCACGACGGCATCCGGTCGGGGCGTCTGGCTCAAGGGTTTCTCGGACTGGTCGGTGTTCGACCGCGACGTGCAAGCCATCATGAACACCAAGAAGCCGGTCACTGCCGATACGGTCATTGTCGGCTGGCCCTCGTTGGTCAACCCGCGCGTCATGGCTCAGTTACTGGCCCGCAAGTGGGATCTGGTGATTTCCGACGAAGACCACTTCGCCAAGAATTTCACGGCCAAGCGCACGCAGTCACTTTACGGCAAGCTCGTTGATGGCGGCGCGACCCTGGACCACGCCACTGCGCTTTACAGCAAAGCCGCCAGGGTGTGGCCGCTGACCGGGACGCCAATACCGCACAGCCCCGACGACATGTACCCCAGGCTGCGCGCGCTGGCGCCCGAGAGGCTTCTGAGCAATGCCGCCAAGGGGTGGCCCTGCGTCATGGAGCATGACGACTTCCTGCACCGCTATTGCGTGGTCCGGATGAAGAAGCTGTCGCAGTTCAACCGGATCAAGGTGGTCATCGGCGGCCAGAACCTGCCGGAGCTGCGCGAGCGGATCAAAGGCTTCATTCTGCTACGGACGCAAGCCGACGTTGGTATCCGGCCACCTTCTTACGACACACTGCCGCTGATCGTAAGCGAGACGCAACGGCGCGCTGCAGACGCCAACCTCGACCAGAAAGCCATCCTGGAAGCGGTCAAGGACGGCAAGACCAAAGAACTCGACATGCACCTTGGACCGCTGCGGCGGATCACCGGAGAGATCAAGGCCGCCGCCGTGATCGCTGCAGTGAAGGAAGAATTTGACTGCGGCCTCGACCGCATCGTTCTGGCCTACTGGCATCGGGACGTGGGCAAGATCCTGATGGAAGGGCTTTCGCAGTTCGGCGTTGTCGGAATTGACGGCGCAACGTCAGCCGACATGCGACAGAAAAACGTCGAAGCGTTCTCTGATCCGAAAGGCCCGCGCGTCTTTCTGGCGCAGATCGAAGCCGCCGGCGAAGCAATCGATTTATCCGCGGCTGCGGTGCTCTGGTTCGTCGAGGCGTCCTTCTCGCCCCGCTCCATGAAGCAGATGTCGCTGCGGATCACCAATCACGAGCAACGGCGCAATGCCGTCGTGAAAGTCTGCGTTCTTCAAGGGTCCATAGACGAGGCGTTGCAGGCTTCGCTGATGCGTCTGTGGACAGCAATACGAGAGGTTTTGACCAAATGA